The Populus alba chromosome 6, ASM523922v2, whole genome shotgun sequence genome contains a region encoding:
- the LOC118052957 gene encoding L-2-hydroxyglutarate dehydrogenase, mitochondrial isoform X1, with product MLPRLKQTLQSLKRTATISKAQAIKNLSTQIKKEDVPTEKLDCVVIGAGVVGIAIARELASKGREVLVLDSASTFGTGTSSRNSEVIHAGIYYPPDSLKALFCVRGRELLYRYCYEHGVPCKQVGKLIVATGPLEISKLNELMNRGTQNGVDNLKMLEGFEAMKMEPELQCKKALLSPVSGIVDSHSLMLSLVGEAENNGTTFSYNSTVIGGHLEGNCLHLYIVESKDLENWNGDYPLHPELVLVPKLVVNSAGLSSLALAKRFHGLDNGIIPPGFFARGCYFTLSSTKVPPFEHLIYPIPEDGGLGVHVTLDLDGQLKFGPDVEWIDGIDDVSSFLNKYDYSVSTSRAERFYPEIRKYYPNLKDGSLQPGYSGIRPKISGPRQSPIDFVIQGEDIHGVPGLVNLFGIESPGLTASMAIAEHIASRFLK from the exons ATGCTGCCGCGGTTGAAGCAAACACTTCAAAGCTTAAAGAGAACAGCAACAATCTCAAAGGCTCAAGCAATCAAGAATTTGAGCACCCAAATCAAGAAAGAAGATGTCCCAACAGAGAAACTAGACTGTGTGGTTATAGGAGCAGGAGTGGTGGGGATAGCAATAGCTAGAGAGCTTGCTTCCAAAGGCAGAGAGGTTTTGGTCCTCGACTCCGCCTCCACTTTTGGCACTGGCACCAGCTCTCGCAACAGTGAAGTCATTCATGCTGGCATCTACTACCCTCCTGATTCTCTCAAG GCTTTATTTTGTGTGAGGGGAAGAGAATTGCTGTACAGATATTGCTACGAACATGGGGTGCCATGTAAACAGGTAGGGAAGCTAATAGTTGCAACTGGGCCATTGGAGATTTCAAAGTTAAATGAGTTAATGAATCGTGGAACTCAAAATGGGGTTGATAATTTAAAGATGTTGGAGGGTTTTGAAGCCATGAAAATGGAACCTGAATTGCAATGCAAGAAAGCATTGCTATCACCTGTTTCTGGAATTGTTGATTCTCATTCACTAATGCTATCTTTAGTG GGAGAAGCTGAAAATAATGGAACAACTTTCTCTTATAACTCGACAGTCATCGGTGGCCATCTGGAAGGGAATTGCCTGCACCTCTATATTGTTGAAAGCAAAGATCTTGAGAATTGGAATGGAGACTATCCATTGCATCCAGAGCTTGTACTTGTTCCTAAGCTTGTAGTGAATTCTGCAGGATTGAGTTCCCTGGCCCTTGCAAAAAGATTTCATGGCCTAGATAATGGTATAATTCCTCCAGGGTTCTTTGCTCGTGGTTGCTACTTCACCTTATCAAGTACAAAGGTTCCTCCTTTTGAACATTTGATATATCCTATACCTGAGGATGGTGGCCTTGGGGTGCATGTTACTCTGGATTTGGATGGCCAACTCAAGTTTGGCCCGGATGTTGAATGGATTGATGGCATAGATGATGTATCAAGCTTTCTAAATAA GTATGATTATTCCGTAAGCACCAGTCGTGCAGAGAGATTCTACCCAGAGATAAGAAAGTACTATCCAAATCTAAAGGATGGATCACTGCAGCCAGGCTACTCAGGGATTCGACCGAAAATTTCTGGTCCTCGACAGTCTCCTATCGACTTTGTAATACAG GGAGAGGATATCCATGGGGTGCCTGGTCTTGTTAACCTCTTTGGAATTGAGTCCCCTGGCCTAACTGCAAGTATGGCTATTGCTGAGCATATAGCTTCCAGATTCTTGAAGTGA
- the LOC118052957 gene encoding L-2-hydroxyglutarate dehydrogenase, mitochondrial isoform X3, producing the protein MLPRLKQTLQSLKRTATISKAQAIKNLSTQIKKEDVPTEKLDCVVIGAGVVGIAIARELASKGREVLVLDSASTFGTGTSSRNSEVIHAGIYYPPDSLKALFCVRGRELLYRYCYEHGVPCKQVGKLIVATGPLEISKLNELMNRGTQNGVDNLKMLEGFEAMKMEPELQCKKALLSPVSGIVDSHSLMLSLVGEAENNGTTFSYNSTVIGGHLEGNCLHLYIVESKDLENWNGDYPLHPELVLVPKLVVNSAGLSSLALAKRFHGLDNGIIPPGFFARGCYFTLSSTKVPPFEHLIYPIPEDGGLGVHVTLDLDGQLKFGPDVEWIDGIDDVSSFLNKYDYSVSTSRAERFYPEIRKYYPNLKDGSLQPGYSGIRPKISGPRQSPIDFVIQFQISQASLTSR; encoded by the exons ATGCTGCCGCGGTTGAAGCAAACACTTCAAAGCTTAAAGAGAACAGCAACAATCTCAAAGGCTCAAGCAATCAAGAATTTGAGCACCCAAATCAAGAAAGAAGATGTCCCAACAGAGAAACTAGACTGTGTGGTTATAGGAGCAGGAGTGGTGGGGATAGCAATAGCTAGAGAGCTTGCTTCCAAAGGCAGAGAGGTTTTGGTCCTCGACTCCGCCTCCACTTTTGGCACTGGCACCAGCTCTCGCAACAGTGAAGTCATTCATGCTGGCATCTACTACCCTCCTGATTCTCTCAAG GCTTTATTTTGTGTGAGGGGAAGAGAATTGCTGTACAGATATTGCTACGAACATGGGGTGCCATGTAAACAGGTAGGGAAGCTAATAGTTGCAACTGGGCCATTGGAGATTTCAAAGTTAAATGAGTTAATGAATCGTGGAACTCAAAATGGGGTTGATAATTTAAAGATGTTGGAGGGTTTTGAAGCCATGAAAATGGAACCTGAATTGCAATGCAAGAAAGCATTGCTATCACCTGTTTCTGGAATTGTTGATTCTCATTCACTAATGCTATCTTTAGTG GGAGAAGCTGAAAATAATGGAACAACTTTCTCTTATAACTCGACAGTCATCGGTGGCCATCTGGAAGGGAATTGCCTGCACCTCTATATTGTTGAAAGCAAAGATCTTGAGAATTGGAATGGAGACTATCCATTGCATCCAGAGCTTGTACTTGTTCCTAAGCTTGTAGTGAATTCTGCAGGATTGAGTTCCCTGGCCCTTGCAAAAAGATTTCATGGCCTAGATAATGGTATAATTCCTCCAGGGTTCTTTGCTCGTGGTTGCTACTTCACCTTATCAAGTACAAAGGTTCCTCCTTTTGAACATTTGATATATCCTATACCTGAGGATGGTGGCCTTGGGGTGCATGTTACTCTGGATTTGGATGGCCAACTCAAGTTTGGCCCGGATGTTGAATGGATTGATGGCATAGATGATGTATCAAGCTTTCTAAATAA GTATGATTATTCCGTAAGCACCAGTCGTGCAGAGAGATTCTACCCAGAGATAAGAAAGTACTATCCAAATCTAAAGGATGGATCACTGCAGCCAGGCTACTCAGGGATTCGACCGAAAATTTCTGGTCCTCGACAGTCTCCTATCGACTTTGTAATACAG TTTCAGATTTCACAGGCATCTTTAACTTCTCGTTAG
- the LOC118052957 gene encoding L-2-hydroxyglutarate dehydrogenase, mitochondrial isoform X2 — protein MLPRLKQTLQSLKRTATISKAQAIKNLSTQIKKEDVPTEKLDCVVIGAGVVGIAIARELASKGREVLVLDSASTFGTGTSSRNSEVIHAGIYYPPDSLKALFCVRGRELLYRYCYEHGVPCKQVGKLIVATGPLEISKLNELMNRGTQNGVDNLKMLEGFEAMKMEPELQCKKALLSPVSGIVDSHSLMLSLVGEAENNGTTFSYNSTVIGGHLEGNCLHLYIVESKDLENWNGDYPLHPELVLVPKLVVNSAGLSSLALAKRFHGLDNGIIPPGFFARGCYFTLSSTKVPPFEHLIYPIPEDGGLGVHVTLDLDGQLKFGPDVEWIDGIDDVSSFLNKYDYSVSTSRAERFYPEIRKYYPNLKDGSLQPGYSGIRPKISGPRQSPIDFVIQDYGCKGVTQMTD, from the exons ATGCTGCCGCGGTTGAAGCAAACACTTCAAAGCTTAAAGAGAACAGCAACAATCTCAAAGGCTCAAGCAATCAAGAATTTGAGCACCCAAATCAAGAAAGAAGATGTCCCAACAGAGAAACTAGACTGTGTGGTTATAGGAGCAGGAGTGGTGGGGATAGCAATAGCTAGAGAGCTTGCTTCCAAAGGCAGAGAGGTTTTGGTCCTCGACTCCGCCTCCACTTTTGGCACTGGCACCAGCTCTCGCAACAGTGAAGTCATTCATGCTGGCATCTACTACCCTCCTGATTCTCTCAAG GCTTTATTTTGTGTGAGGGGAAGAGAATTGCTGTACAGATATTGCTACGAACATGGGGTGCCATGTAAACAGGTAGGGAAGCTAATAGTTGCAACTGGGCCATTGGAGATTTCAAAGTTAAATGAGTTAATGAATCGTGGAACTCAAAATGGGGTTGATAATTTAAAGATGTTGGAGGGTTTTGAAGCCATGAAAATGGAACCTGAATTGCAATGCAAGAAAGCATTGCTATCACCTGTTTCTGGAATTGTTGATTCTCATTCACTAATGCTATCTTTAGTG GGAGAAGCTGAAAATAATGGAACAACTTTCTCTTATAACTCGACAGTCATCGGTGGCCATCTGGAAGGGAATTGCCTGCACCTCTATATTGTTGAAAGCAAAGATCTTGAGAATTGGAATGGAGACTATCCATTGCATCCAGAGCTTGTACTTGTTCCTAAGCTTGTAGTGAATTCTGCAGGATTGAGTTCCCTGGCCCTTGCAAAAAGATTTCATGGCCTAGATAATGGTATAATTCCTCCAGGGTTCTTTGCTCGTGGTTGCTACTTCACCTTATCAAGTACAAAGGTTCCTCCTTTTGAACATTTGATATATCCTATACCTGAGGATGGTGGCCTTGGGGTGCATGTTACTCTGGATTTGGATGGCCAACTCAAGTTTGGCCCGGATGTTGAATGGATTGATGGCATAGATGATGTATCAAGCTTTCTAAATAA GTATGATTATTCCGTAAGCACCAGTCGTGCAGAGAGATTCTACCCAGAGATAAGAAAGTACTATCCAAATCTAAAGGATGGATCACTGCAGCCAGGCTACTCAGGGATTCGACCGAAAATTTCTGGTCCTCGACAGTCTCCTATCGACTTTGTAATACAG GATTATGGATGTAAAGGAGTGACACAGATGACAGATTGA